A genomic window from Chlorobium phaeobacteroides DSM 266 includes:
- a CDS encoding DEAD/DEAH box helicase family protein has protein sequence MVHKEAAARIKINKLLEASGWRFFAEGNQRANIQLEPKVTITTQDIDILGENFEKVTRGFIDFLLLNDKGFPFIVLEAKSEEKNPLAGKEQSRKYARSQNCRFVILSNGNMHYFWDLERGNPYIITSFPTPDSVIGYQKVSSDPQCIIDEQVGDDYIALTQRPNYFAEAAWKNEEERSDYIQSNKLRFLRPYQLKAIVALQKAVKDGQDRFLFEMATGTGKTLVAAAVIKLFLKTSNSRRVLFLVDRLELEDQAKKSFAAALANDYKTVVYKENRDDWRRAEIVVTTVQSLLFNNKYQRLFSPTDFDLVISDEAHRSIGGNARAVFDYFIGYKLGLTATPRDYLKKFDTTSNASKDPRELERRMLLDTYRTFGCDNGQPTFRYSLLDGVKEGYLINPTVVDARTGITTELLSDKGFIVTITDNEGENQEEAYKIREFEKRFFSDATNTLFCKTFLEYALRDPVSGEIGKSIIFAVSQNHAARLTQVLNLIADRMFPGRYQSDFAVQVTSQIPDAQQFTINFTNNNLLGSGNFMDTYRTSKARVCVTVGMMTTGYDCPDILNLGLFRPIFSPTDFIQIKGRGTRKHLFLDQLFDDNVSSSVRHPQKSAYMLFDFFANCEYFEEKFKYDKKIKLPEQRSKGGDEPDTGTGAIPEIYEHLGEDILASVKEETIGAEGMKIDRMFFERFEDVILENDFIAASVEAGQWDRVIDYVNHEVFDKPHEYYTLDKLRKAAAVDRRLSLREILEKIFGLIPRFKSKDELLEEEFSKFVADYKPEEAEAIPAMKHYFKAYVTNDKVRHIINTKHFTELATNPVFSTRDLRAVPDKYRVIIPEYIKDYVSLNQFAA, from the coding sequence ATGGTGCATAAGGAAGCCGCCGCCCGCATTAAAATCAACAAGCTGCTTGAAGCTTCCGGTTGGCGGTTCTTTGCTGAAGGGAATCAACGGGCCAACATTCAGCTTGAGCCAAAAGTTACGATAACAACGCAGGACATTGACATTCTCGGCGAGAACTTCGAAAAAGTCACCAGAGGATTTATTGACTTTCTTCTTCTCAACGACAAAGGCTTTCCCTTCATCGTCCTTGAAGCGAAATCGGAAGAGAAAAATCCGCTTGCAGGCAAAGAACAATCGAGGAAATACGCACGCTCGCAGAACTGCCGGTTTGTCATTCTCTCGAATGGCAACATGCACTATTTCTGGGATCTTGAGCGGGGAAATCCCTACATCATCACATCCTTTCCAACTCCGGACTCAGTCATCGGCTATCAGAAAGTATCGAGTGACCCTCAGTGCATCATTGACGAGCAGGTTGGAGATGATTATATCGCTCTGACACAGCGCCCGAACTATTTCGCAGAGGCGGCATGGAAGAATGAAGAAGAACGTTCCGATTACATTCAATCGAACAAGCTCAGGTTCCTGCGACCCTACCAGTTGAAAGCCATTGTTGCCCTGCAGAAGGCTGTCAAGGATGGACAGGATCGTTTTCTTTTTGAAATGGCTACAGGCACAGGCAAAACACTTGTTGCTGCAGCAGTGATCAAGCTCTTTCTGAAAACCAGCAACTCCCGCCGTGTTCTTTTTCTTGTTGATCGCCTCGAACTTGAAGATCAAGCGAAGAAATCTTTTGCAGCCGCGCTTGCCAACGATTATAAAACCGTTGTCTACAAAGAGAATCGTGACGATTGGCGTAGAGCGGAAATAGTTGTTACCACCGTTCAGTCACTGCTTTTCAACAACAAATACCAGAGGCTCTTTTCGCCAACAGATTTCGACCTTGTCATCTCCGACGAAGCCCATCGCTCCATTGGCGGAAATGCACGTGCCGTTTTCGATTACTTTATCGGTTACAAGCTTGGGTTGACTGCAACACCGCGAGACTACCTCAAGAAATTTGACACAACCAGCAACGCATCAAAAGATCCGCGCGAGCTTGAACGCCGGATGCTGCTCGACACCTATCGAACCTTTGGATGCGACAACGGTCAACCAACCTTCCGTTACTCATTGCTTGACGGAGTAAAAGAGGGCTATCTCATCAACCCTACGGTGGTTGATGCAAGAACAGGCATTACTACGGAGCTTCTTTCGGACAAAGGATTCATTGTTACCATTACCGACAACGAAGGAGAAAATCAGGAAGAGGCATACAAAATCCGGGAGTTTGAAAAACGCTTCTTTTCTGACGCCACAAACACACTGTTTTGCAAAACCTTTCTTGAATATGCCCTGCGTGATCCGGTCAGTGGCGAGATAGGGAAATCAATCATCTTTGCAGTCAGTCAGAACCATGCAGCCCGCCTCACCCAGGTGCTCAACCTGATTGCCGACAGAATGTTCCCCGGCAGATACCAGTCAGACTTTGCTGTGCAGGTAACGTCACAAATCCCAGACGCCCAGCAGTTTACCATCAACTTTACCAACAACAACCTGCTTGGTTCCGGTAACTTCATGGATACCTATCGGACAAGCAAGGCCCGTGTCTGCGTTACTGTCGGTATGATGACCACCGGTTACGACTGCCCTGATATTCTCAACCTTGGTCTGTTTCGGCCCATCTTCTCGCCGACAGACTTCATCCAAATAAAAGGTCGCGGCACCAGAAAGCATCTTTTTCTTGATCAGCTTTTTGATGATAACGTGAGCAGCAGTGTTCGGCATCCACAAAAGAGCGCCTACATGCTCTTCGATTTCTTTGCCAATTGCGAATACTTCGAAGAGAAATTCAAATACGACAAGAAGATCAAGCTTCCCGAACAGCGGTCCAAAGGCGGGGATGAACCTGATACGGGAACCGGTGCCATACCTGAAATCTATGAACACCTTGGTGAAGATATTCTCGCTTCTGTAAAGGAAGAGACAATCGGCGCTGAGGGGATGAAAATCGACAGGATGTTTTTCGAGCGCTTTGAAGATGTCATTCTCGAAAACGACTTTATCGCCGCAAGCGTTGAAGCCGGCCAGTGGGACAGGGTTATTGATTATGTCAACCATGAAGTGTTCGATAAACCTCACGAGTACTATACCCTTGACAAACTCCGAAAAGCCGCAGCCGTTGACCGTCGATTGTCACTCCGCGAAATCCTTGAAAAAATCTTTGGTTTGATTCCGCGATTCAAATCAAAAGACGAGCTGCTCGAAGAGGAGTTCAGCAAATTCGTTGCCGATTACAAGCCCGAAGAGGCGGAAGCAATCCCTGCCATGAAGCACTATTTCAAGGCCTATGTTACCAACGACAAGGTTCGCCACATCATCAACACAAAACATTTCACCGAACTGGCAACCAATCCTGTATTTTCAACCCGTGACCTGAGAGCTGTCCCCGACAAATACCGCGTCATTATTCCCGAATACATAAAAGACTACGTCTCGCTCAATCAATTTGCAGCCTAA
- a CDS encoding AAA family ATPase has translation MEKYNFYANRDEENRNCHPSEKNINPFELSPDEQFPMTRRGDGSQVSGAVRRGEGYKPSEELKRAVNVALMLHKPLLLTGEPGTGKSDLAYHLADHFGWGEVEPFATRTDSVATDLLYRYDSLAHFHKVNIQKECGSELTASAIEKLFISYVALGRAICDSVGQNDGGVPKRRVVLIDEIDKAPRDLPNDILTILEDMSFEVPQLKTLNGKEGAIYKKTGDDALKPVVILTSNSEKTLPEAFLRRCVFFHINMPDKEHLMEILAGKQSILRGITEPESSAFINLFFTIRDLVKGKKPATHELILWIWWMRKHGFTPADIYHYDETAENAKTLLSGISVLAKEDSDWKTVTEAITGHNIKG, from the coding sequence ATGGAAAAATATAATTTCTACGCGAACAGGGACGAAGAGAACAGGAACTGCCATCCATCTGAAAAGAACATAAATCCGTTCGAGCTGAGTCCGGATGAGCAGTTTCCCATGACCAGACGGGGTGACGGTTCTCAGGTTTCGGGTGCTGTCAGACGGGGCGAAGGGTATAAACCTTCCGAGGAGCTGAAACGGGCTGTCAATGTGGCGTTGATGCTGCACAAGCCTTTGTTGCTCACCGGTGAACCCGGCACGGGAAAGTCAGATCTTGCCTATCATCTTGCCGACCATTTCGGCTGGGGCGAGGTGGAGCCTTTTGCAACAAGAACCGATTCCGTGGCAACCGATCTGCTCTACCGGTACGACAGCCTTGCCCACTTTCATAAGGTGAATATTCAAAAAGAGTGTGGCAGCGAATTGACTGCTTCAGCGATTGAGAAGTTGTTCATCAGTTATGTGGCGCTGGGCCGGGCAATCTGTGATTCAGTCGGCCAGAATGACGGAGGTGTTCCGAAACGCAGGGTTGTGCTTATTGATGAAATCGACAAGGCTCCCCGCGACCTGCCCAACGATATACTGACGATTCTTGAGGATATGAGCTTTGAGGTGCCGCAACTCAAAACACTCAATGGCAAAGAAGGGGCCATTTATAAAAAAACAGGTGATGATGCACTCAAACCGGTTGTTATTCTTACCAGTAATTCCGAGAAGACCCTGCCCGAAGCTTTTCTTCGCCGTTGCGTCTTTTTTCATATCAACATGCCTGATAAAGAGCACCTGATGGAAATTCTGGCGGGCAAACAGTCGATTTTACGCGGTATCACGGAACCGGAGAGCAGTGCGTTTATCAACCTTTTTTTTACGATTCGCGATCTGGTAAAAGGGAAAAAACCAGCCACACACGAATTGATTTTATGGATATGGTGGATGCGAAAGCATGGGTTTACACCCGCTGACATCTACCATTATGATGAAACAGCAGAAAATGCGAAAACCCTTTTGAGCGGAATCTCTGTATTGGCCAAGGAAGATAGCGACTGGAAAACGGTTACCGAGGCCATAACAGGTCATAACATCAAGGGATGA
- a CDS encoding formylglycine-generating enzyme family protein: MMTEPLATYISANHQYPFDELFELLREQGFSFGVDTCETAHYVIMKAIESGDLERLDMWLCPVLAHSAEQQATFFELYKRLFIPFIEKQSTAIDKKEKLPVSSGTGDTATVRKQERETDKKGREESEKIVASLKARSGGSYTIDRFVQSTEIESDPVLLRVVRQLRYTEQSGRYSFDIEKTIHKTIHDGGMARPVFTPSRLHVEYLMLIDRHNSRDPQAHLHNNLYETLKANNIFVERFWFDNSPLLCRNHRHPGGIALSEILGIHEHAALLLFTDGLQCIDTGHESLFAWTGIFKHWQHRYFFSSVPPVLWGERERLLQGVFPFVLPLSVEGMQVMAADLSQMASADCDWLRYWPDKADYARVPIQTGGRKLDYIGLFFTTGIKRWIAACAVYPELDWNLTLALGKMFSTEKNVLPSYNNISQLLRLGWFIKGNIPDVFRLALLKEWLSHEERVRVYQFLYDQLSQNLPLESEPDYSRRTLQLAVYDLLAQTNKELFEEKAKQLASIHEPNSRLPDMVSIHLINEHEYSPVFFEIPDAVLKRMGLDPAQTRKAEKVPLNFVRIPEGEFTMGSPASEIDRSGDETQHQVKVSDFYLCKYAVTLAGFKEFIEASGYRTDAEKGDGSYVWDGKSWEKRAGINWRFGISGGVRPQSEENHPVVHVSWNDAVAYCKWISEKTGQQFRLPTEAEWEYACRAGTTTPFHTGDNLTTGEANYNGNYPYNKNPKGEYRENTVPVDSLAPNAWGLYHMHGNVWEWCGDRYGDKYYDECKAKGVVENPVGPETGSIRVLRGGSWGNYAGYCRSANRNSDTPGDRGSDAGFRLAFVP, translated from the coding sequence ATGATGACCGAACCCCTGGCAACATATATTTCAGCCAATCACCAGTATCCGTTCGATGAGTTGTTTGAACTCCTTCGGGAACAGGGCTTCAGTTTTGGAGTTGACACCTGTGAAACAGCACATTATGTGATCATGAAAGCCATTGAGTCGGGTGACCTTGAACGGCTCGATATGTGGTTATGTCCGGTGCTGGCCCATTCCGCAGAACAGCAGGCGACATTTTTTGAACTCTATAAACGGCTTTTTATTCCCTTTATCGAAAAACAGTCAACGGCTATTGACAAAAAAGAGAAGCTGCCGGTTTCATCCGGAACAGGCGATACGGCAACAGTACGAAAACAGGAGCGGGAAACAGATAAAAAGGGCAGGGAGGAGAGTGAGAAAATCGTGGCCTCTCTGAAAGCCCGAAGCGGCGGTTCATATACGATCGACCGCTTTGTACAATCAACGGAGATTGAGAGCGACCCGGTGCTGCTCAGGGTGGTGCGTCAACTTCGCTATACGGAACAGTCCGGCCGCTACTCTTTTGATATTGAAAAAACAATTCATAAAACCATTCATGACGGCGGCATGGCCAGGCCGGTTTTTACCCCGTCCCGTCTCCATGTCGAGTATCTGATGCTCATTGACCGCCACAATTCCCGTGACCCTCAGGCACATCTCCACAACAACCTCTATGAGACACTGAAAGCAAACAATATTTTTGTTGAACGCTTCTGGTTCGACAATTCCCCACTCCTTTGCCGCAATCATCGTCATCCCGGTGGCATTGCGCTGTCGGAAATTCTCGGCATTCATGAACATGCCGCTCTTCTTCTCTTTACCGACGGCTTGCAATGTATCGATACCGGGCACGAAAGCCTGTTTGCTTGGACAGGGATCTTCAAACATTGGCAGCACCGATATTTTTTCAGTTCCGTGCCCCCGGTACTCTGGGGAGAGCGCGAGCGATTGCTGCAAGGAGTGTTTCCGTTTGTTTTGCCACTTTCAGTTGAAGGAATGCAGGTTATGGCGGCCGACCTTTCGCAGATGGCCAGTGCCGATTGCGATTGGCTGCGTTACTGGCCTGATAAAGCCGATTATGCGCGGGTTCCGATACAAACCGGGGGCAGAAAACTTGATTATATCGGGTTGTTTTTCACGACCGGGATAAAACGCTGGATTGCTGCCTGTGCGGTCTATCCGGAACTTGACTGGAATCTGACCCTCGCATTGGGCAAAATGTTTTCAACGGAAAAAAACGTTTTGCCTTCATACAACAATATCAGCCAGTTGCTCCGTCTTGGATGGTTTATAAAGGGGAACATTCCCGACGTTTTTCGTCTTGCTCTCCTGAAAGAGTGGCTGAGCCATGAAGAGCGTGTCCGTGTGTATCAGTTTCTTTACGACCAGCTCAGCCAGAACCTCCCTCTGGAAAGTGAACCTGATTACAGTCGCCGTACCCTGCAACTTGCCGTTTACGACCTGCTTGCCCAGACAAACAAAGAGCTGTTCGAAGAAAAGGCAAAACAACTGGCGAGTATCCACGAACCGAATAGCCGCCTGCCCGATATGGTGAGCATTCATCTGATCAATGAGCATGAATACAGTCCGGTATTTTTTGAAATCCCTGACGCTGTTTTAAAACGTATGGGCCTTGATCCTGCGCAAACCAGAAAGGCAGAAAAGGTGCCTCTGAACTTTGTTCGCATACCTGAAGGCGAATTTACCATGGGAAGTCCGGCAAGTGAAATTGACAGATCTGGTGATGAGACTCAGCACCAGGTGAAGGTGAGTGACTTTTATCTGTGTAAATATGCGGTTACTCTTGCCGGGTTCAAGGAATTTATCGAAGCATCGGGCTATCGCACTGATGCTGAAAAAGGGGATGGCAGTTATGTGTGGGATGGTAAAAGCTGGGAGAAGAGAGCGGGAATAAACTGGCGCTTTGGCATATCGGGCGGTGTGCGACCTCAAAGTGAGGAGAACCACCCTGTTGTGCATGTGAGCTGGAATGACGCTGTGGCCTATTGCAAGTGGATATCGGAAAAAACAGGACAGCAGTTTCGATTGCCAACGGAAGCTGAGTGGGAATATGCGTGTCGAGCAGGAACAACCACACCGTTCCATACTGGCGATAACCTGACAACCGGGGAGGCGAACTATAACGGTAATTATCCGTATAACAAAAATCCGAAAGGGGAGTACCGGGAGAACACGGTTCCGGTTGACAGTCTGGCGCCGAACGCGTGGGGGTTATACCATATGCATGGCAATGTGTGGGAGTGGTGTGGCGACAGGTATGGGGATAAGTATTATGATGAATGCAAAGCCAAAGGGGTTGTTGAAAATCCGGTTGGTCCGGAAACCGGTTCGATCCGTGTGCTTCGTGGTGGTAGCTGGGGCAACTATGCGGGGTACTGTCGGTCGGCTAATCGCAACAGCGACACCCCCGGCGACCGCGGCAGCGACGCCGGCTTCCGCCTGGCCTTCGTCCCGTAG
- a CDS encoding SUMF1/EgtB/PvdO family nonheme iron enzyme, producing MTVEEIIRMLDNPSTLGDALIEAAKLPFKGDDRIRFQQKRQRFIDGLSDHERPQWVGEMKTFLSLYESTGSVDSAVTPLSAYRNDFSTDIFISYAREDMKRVEPIVRELEKHGWSVFWDPEIPPGETWRGYIKKKLDESRCVLVAWSRLSVTSEWVIAEADEAKKRGILVPVLLDAVEPPFGFSHIHAANLSCWKNDSNSRAFKELVNAVTLKISSSSPSFMNSILGETSVPIPKTAPVIVPSTSMLEALRVMVQNWISVVASIRTWQPKSRQTAIAIVLVMVFIFAVLSYRYLRVTGPSSPSVPETVQPVNASPARPGNFVLIRGGEFTMGSPANESGHESDETQHQVKVSDFYLCKYAVTLAEFKKFIEDSGYQTDAEKDGGSYSWDGISWVKNAGVDWRYGVSGSVRPQSEENHPVLHVSWNDAVAYCKWISKKTGDAFRLPTEAEWEYACRAGTTTPFHTGDNLTTGQANYNGNYPYTNNQKGVYRENTVKVDEFAPNAWGLYHMHGNVWEWCGDRYGDKYYDECKAEGVVENPVGPETGSLRVLRGGGWSFNARSCRSAFRIDVAPDYRSNYAGFRLAFVP from the coding sequence ATGACTGTTGAAGAAATTATCAGGATGCTCGATAATCCGTCAACGCTGGGCGATGCTTTGATTGAAGCGGCGAAGTTGCCATTCAAAGGTGACGACAGGATACGGTTCCAGCAAAAACGACAGCGATTCATTGATGGATTGAGTGATCATGAACGGCCTCAATGGGTCGGGGAGATGAAAACTTTTTTGTCATTGTATGAATCGACCGGTAGCGTTGATAGCGCAGTCACACCACTCAGTGCGTATCGCAATGATTTCAGTACCGATATATTTATAAGCTACGCCCGCGAAGACATGAAACGGGTTGAGCCAATTGTCAGGGAGCTGGAAAAACACGGCTGGAGTGTTTTCTGGGATCCTGAGATTCCACCGGGGGAGACCTGGCGGGGTTATATCAAGAAAAAGCTGGATGAATCACGTTGCGTGCTCGTTGCCTGGTCTCGTCTTTCAGTCACTTCCGAATGGGTTATCGCTGAAGCTGATGAAGCAAAAAAACGAGGCATTCTGGTTCCTGTGCTACTCGATGCTGTTGAGCCTCCATTCGGGTTCAGCCATATTCATGCGGCAAATCTTTCCTGCTGGAAAAATGATAGTAATAGTCGAGCATTCAAGGAACTCGTGAATGCGGTCACCCTGAAAATTTCTTCGTCATCACCATCTTTCATGAACTCAATATTGGGTGAGACGTCAGTTCCTATCCCTAAGACAGCACCAGTTATTGTACCATCAACCTCAATGCTGGAAGCACTTCGTGTAATGGTTCAAAATTGGATTTCAGTAGTTGCGAGTATCAGAACATGGCAACCAAAAAGCCGGCAAACAGCAATTGCTATTGTGCTGGTCATGGTGTTTATTTTTGCGGTTTTATCGTATCGTTATTTGCGTGTAACGGGTCCTTCGTCACCATCTGTTCCGGAAACTGTTCAGCCTGTGAACGCATCGCCAGCAAGGCCAGGAAACTTTGTTCTGATACGCGGAGGTGAGTTTACAATGGGGAGCCCGGCGAATGAATCTGGTCACGAGAGTGACGAGACTCAGCATCAGGTCAAAGTGAGTGATTTTTACCTGTGCAAATATGCGGTTACCCTTGCCGAGTTTAAAAAATTCATTGAAGATTCAGGCTATCAGACTGATGCTGAAAAAGATGGCGGCAGTTATAGTTGGGATGGAATAAGTTGGGTGAAGAATGCTGGAGTTGACTGGCGATATGGGGTTTCAGGCAGTGTACGACCTCAAAGTGAAGAGAACCATCCTGTGTTACATGTGAGCTGGAATGACGCTGTGGCCTATTGCAAGTGGATATCGAAAAAAACAGGAGATGCATTTCGTTTGCCAACGGAAGCTGAGTGGGAATATGCGTGTCGAGCAGGAACAACCACACCGTTCCATACCGGCGATAACCTGACAACCGGTCAGGCGAACTATAACGGAAACTATCCGTATACCAACAATCAGAAAGGAGTGTATCGGGAGAACACGGTTAAGGTTGATGAGTTTGCTCCGAACGCGTGGGGGTTATACCATATGCATGGCAATGTGTGGGAGTGGTGTGGCGACAGGTATGGGGATAAATATTATGATGAATGCAAAGCCGAAGGTGTTGTTGAAAATCCGGTTGGCCCGGAAACCGGTTCGCTCCGTGTGCTTCGTGGAGGTGGCTGGAGCTTCAATGCGAGGAGCTGTCGGTCGGCTTTTCGCATCGACGTCGCCCCCGACTACCGCAGCAACTACGCCGGCTTCCGCCTGGCCTTCGTCCCGTAG
- a CDS encoding trans-sulfuration enzyme family protein: MPSFVIVTPVTMVKAKKGLFTHNSHFFIDLWRRWLHFLREFRVLTNSGELDERVKFLVNALGLCAQPFDCWLVLRGIKTLVVRMREHERNALLVAGFLAQHPGVKRVFYPGLETHPQHELAKKQQRSFGGMVSFELEGGIEDVNRVLGGTRLFALAESLGGVESLIEHPATMSHASMESEQRASAGITDTVIRLSVGIEDGEDLIADLRQALC, encoded by the coding sequence GTGCCTTCTTTTGTTATCGTTACTCCTGTGACTATGGTTAAGGCAAAAAAAGGGTTATTTACACATAACTCTCATTTTTTTATTGATTTGTGGCGACGATGGTTACATTTTCTCCGGGAATTCAGGGTACTGACGAATAGCGGAGAGCTTGATGAAAGGGTGAAGTTTCTCGTCAATGCGCTCGGTCTCTGTGCACAGCCGTTCGATTGCTGGCTGGTGCTCCGCGGTATCAAAACGCTTGTGGTGAGAATGAGGGAGCATGAACGCAACGCTCTTCTTGTGGCCGGGTTTCTCGCTCAGCATCCGGGGGTGAAACGGGTTTTTTATCCCGGTCTGGAAACCCATCCGCAGCATGAACTGGCAAAAAAACAGCAGAGGAGTTTTGGCGGCATGGTCTCTTTCGAGCTTGAGGGCGGTATTGAGGATGTCAATCGGGTTCTGGGAGGAACCAGGCTTTTTGCTCTTGCTGAAAGCCTTGGCGGCGTTGAATCGCTCATCGAACATCCGGCAACCATGAGCCACGCCTCAATGGAGAGTGAGCAGCGAGCTTCTGCCGGAATTACCGATACGGTTATCAGGCTCTCCGTTGGAATAGAGGATGGCGAGGATTTGATTGCCGATTTGCGCCAGGCGCTTTGCTGA
- a CDS encoding M48 family metallopeptidase: MHSKYQSGSKTADGIPYTVQLSARAKYPRLKMLPHEGLVVVIPSGYDRKRLPDLLLQYREWIRKASEKIEGHRLQPEQAGASVLPVEAVFHYHGERWEIAYREGGVGVAEAFERSGNVVEVCGDIANTFLCRAVLRLWVKNKAHRELIPKLRGLADLHGLSYTRAGVRLQRSRWGSCTSAGTITLNTKLLFLPPHLVHSVMVHELCHTIQMNHSRLFWKQVETIDAAYRTHDSEMKSAWKYVPAWAARSDA, encoded by the coding sequence ATGCATTCGAAATATCAGTCAGGCAGCAAAACAGCGGACGGCATTCCCTATACCGTGCAGCTCAGCGCGCGGGCAAAGTATCCCCGTCTGAAAATGCTGCCCCACGAAGGGCTTGTCGTGGTGATTCCTTCCGGTTACGACAGAAAACGGCTTCCCGATCTCCTTCTGCAGTACAGGGAGTGGATCAGGAAGGCCAGTGAAAAAATCGAGGGTCATCGACTTCAGCCGGAACAGGCCGGAGCGTCAGTTCTGCCTGTTGAGGCGGTGTTTCACTATCACGGTGAACGGTGGGAGATTGCCTATCGAGAGGGCGGCGTAGGAGTGGCTGAAGCTTTTGAACGTTCAGGAAACGTTGTTGAGGTGTGCGGTGATATCGCCAATACCTTCCTGTGCCGGGCTGTGCTCAGGCTCTGGGTGAAGAATAAGGCGCACAGGGAGCTTATACCGAAACTGCGGGGCCTTGCCGATCTGCACGGTTTGAGCTATACCAGAGCCGGAGTTCGTCTTCAGCGATCGCGATGGGGGAGTTGCACCAGTGCAGGAACCATAACCCTGAATACCAAGCTGCTTTTTCTTCCGCCCCATCTGGTTCATTCGGTGATGGTGCATGAACTGTGCCATACCATCCAGATGAACCACTCCCGGTTGTTCTGGAAGCAGGTTGAAACTATTGATGCGGCATATCGCACGCATGACAGCGAGATGAAGAGCGCCTGGAAGTATGTTCCGGCCTGGGCTGCCCGATCGGATGCTTGA
- the ald gene encoding alanine dehydrogenase, translating into MNIGIPKEIKNRESRVSCTPSGVRHLVNAGHHVAVEKGAGEGSGFSDDKYRRAGAMVEPSAEKVWQNELVVKVKEPLSEEFGYLRDDLILFTFLHLAGNAGLTEQLLAAGTTALAYETVQEGGRLPLLAPMSEIAGKMSVLMGAYYLGFQHGGEGKLLGGVPGVLPGKVVVLGGGSAGMHAAKVAAGLGADVTLLELDQERLRALESVLPSQVHTLYSTEQHIDEQLEVADVLIGAVLVPGATAPKLVSRRMLQRIKPGAVLVDIAIDQGGCFASSRPTTHEDPVFLEESVVHYCVANMPAAYPQTSTEALAGASLPYIRRIADLGLASATVIMPGLAGGLNTWQGHITHEALANSLGKPYFENPFR; encoded by the coding sequence ATGAATATCGGAATTCCAAAAGAGATCAAAAACAGGGAGAGCAGAGTCTCTTGCACACCATCCGGAGTGCGCCATCTGGTCAATGCCGGCCATCATGTTGCTGTTGAAAAGGGCGCAGGTGAAGGGAGCGGCTTCAGCGACGACAAGTACCGGCGAGCGGGAGCAATGGTTGAACCATCTGCGGAAAAAGTATGGCAGAACGAACTTGTTGTGAAGGTCAAGGAGCCACTCAGCGAGGAGTTCGGTTATTTAAGGGACGATCTCATTCTTTTTACCTTTCTGCATCTTGCCGGTAATGCCGGGTTGACGGAGCAGCTTCTTGCTGCCGGAACAACCGCTCTTGCCTATGAAACCGTTCAGGAGGGCGGACGTCTGCCTCTGCTTGCTCCTATGAGCGAGATTGCCGGAAAGATGAGTGTTCTCATGGGCGCTTATTATCTGGGTTTTCAGCATGGCGGCGAGGGCAAACTGCTGGGCGGTGTTCCCGGTGTTTTGCCGGGCAAGGTGGTTGTTCTTGGCGGAGGATCGGCCGGTATGCATGCTGCAAAGGTTGCCGCAGGTCTTGGAGCGGATGTGACCTTGCTTGAGCTTGACCAGGAGCGTTTGCGCGCGCTTGAATCAGTTCTCCCGTCGCAGGTGCATACCCTCTACTCAACCGAACAGCATATTGATGAACAGCTTGAGGTAGCCGATGTGCTTATCGGCGCTGTGCTTGTTCCCGGTGCAACCGCCCCGAAACTGGTCAGTCGAAGGATGCTGCAGCGAATAAAACCCGGCGCAGTGCTGGTGGATATCGCCATTGATCAGGGTGGATGTTTCGCCTCTTCACGGCCGACCACCCATGAAGATCCTGTGTTTCTTGAAGAGAGCGTTGTTCACTACTGTGTTGCCAATATGCCGGCGGCATACCCTCAAACCTCAACAGAAGCCCTTGCCGGAGCTTCGTTGCCCTATATCAGAAGGATAGCCGATCTCGGTCTCGCAAGTGCCACGGTTATCATGCCCGGCCTTGCCGGAGGTCTCAACACGTGGCAGGGCCACATTACCCATGAAGCGCTTGCGAACTCTCTGGGCAAACCTTATTTCGAAAACCCGTTCAGGTAG
- a CDS encoding PPC domain-containing DNA-binding protein, with product MKYSEAKQGRTFIIRLEDGETVHEEIETFAKKQAIARASVLLLGGADKESSLVVGPEESRAVPITPMYLELYDAHEVFGVGTIFPDDTGNPVIHLHMACGREENTVTGCIRNGVKVWLVMEVILTELLDTSASRIMDQESGFKLLEP from the coding sequence ATGAAATATTCAGAAGCAAAACAGGGCAGAACGTTCATCATCAGGCTTGAAGATGGCGAAACCGTTCACGAAGAGATCGAAACGTTTGCAAAAAAACAGGCCATCGCACGAGCTTCGGTGTTACTGCTCGGCGGTGCCGACAAGGAGAGCTCCCTGGTTGTCGGCCCCGAAGAGAGCCGCGCCGTCCCGATTACCCCGATGTACCTCGAGCTGTATGATGCCCATGAGGTATTTGGCGTTGGCACCATATTTCCTGACGATACCGGAAACCCGGTCATTCACCTGCACATGGCTTGCGGACGTGAGGAAAACACGGTTACCGGATGCATTCGCAATGGCGTTAAGGTCTGGCTCGTCATGGAGGTTATTCTGACAGAGCTGCTTGATACATCCGCATCCCGCATCATGGATCAGGAATCAGGATTCAAGCTGCTTGAACCCTGA